Proteins from one Cicer arietinum cultivar CDC Frontier isolate Library 1 chromosome 3, Cicar.CDCFrontier_v2.0, whole genome shotgun sequence genomic window:
- the LOC101506494 gene encoding LOW QUALITY PROTEIN: nucleolar complex-associated protein 3 (The sequence of the model RefSeq protein was modified relative to this genomic sequence to represent the inferred CDS: substituted 1 base at 1 genomic stop codon), with protein MGKKQKQKQQQKIVLPPDLPPEIPDDEVEVSDDDLRFVNENRAYASLLSTLDTQSITKHVTRVADAKDDALEKLYEQRMQKNALKKEKEETGLQVDRVDALPVKTLDGKVYYRTATKSVALNGPTEEETGEDGNADTGLVKLTKAEKRAKLKKVRKEXKKQGKEVAKEEGEEPPQAAVLAEVKDDLKAEEAFESKKSKLAELGNALLTDPESNIKFLKELVQISKDNDQTIVKLGLLSLLAVFRDIIPGYRIRLPTEKELEMKVSKTVKKMRFYESTLLSAYKAYLQRLIALEKQPLFQLVAIRCICSLLDSNPHFNFHETLLDATVRNISSSNEAIRKLCCSTIKSLFTNEGKHGGEVTVEAVRLISFQVKDHNCQLHPDSIEVFLSLSFDEDLGKSEKMDKDQKFKNKKGMKRKHMEASNQLPENDRKKSRQESISKTREEVEADYKAASFTMDVMEKRQMQTQTLSAVFETYFRILKHTLQSLAARPEANPGTLSAAVGVEPHPLLDPCLKGLAKFSHLLDLDFLGDLMKHLKILASGNSNSGNTSEKCPKCLTVSERLQCCIVAFKVMRTNLDALNVDLQDFTVHLYNLLLEYRPGRDQGEVLAEALKIMLCDDRQHDMQKTAAFIKRLATYSLCVGSADSMAALVTVKHLILKNVKCRNLLENDTGGGSVSGSISKYLPYSTDPNLSGALASVLWELSLLSKHYHPAISTMASGISSMSGEHNQVFLSKSSPQQAFKDMSLDQELCFEQSDGIKLKNKKRQSNSKATSNSIGSTTVTSSFDEDDLRRKLSSHFTVLHDIKENERLRSKLDSTAQSLQLYEQYKKQKKQRSKPSR; from the exons ATGGGTAAGAAGCAGAAGCAGAAGCAGCAGCAGAAGATTGTTCTTCCGCCGGACCTCCCGCCGGAGATTCCAGACGACGAAGTCGAGGTTTCCGACGACGATCTCCGATTCGTCAACGAAAATCGTGCCTATGCTTCCTTGCTTTCCACCTTGGACACTCAATCAATTACCAA GCATGTTACACGGGTTGCTGATGCCAAAGACGATGCTTTGGAGAAACTGTATGAGCAACGGATGCAGAAGAATGCTctcaagaaagaaaaagaagaaacagGTCTGCAGGTTGATCGAGTAGATGCTCTTCCAGTCAAGACTTTAGATGGAAAAGTCTATTACCGGACAG CTACCAAGTCGGTTGCACTAAATGGTCCAACTGAAGAGGAAACTGGAGAGGATGGCAATGCAGACACAGGTCTAGTGAAGCTGACTAAGGCCGAAAAGAGAGCCAAACTTAAGAAAGtcagaaaagagtagaagaaacAAGGGAAAGAGGTGGCTAAAGAAGAAGGGGAAGAACCACCACAGGCAGCAGTTTTG GCTGAGGTTAAAGATGATCTTAAAGCTGAGGAGGCATTTGAAAGTAAAAAGTCTAAACTTGCAGAGTTGGGAAATGCCTTGCTAACAGACCCAGAGTCCAATATTAAATTTCTGAAGGAGTTGGTACAAATATCTAAAGATAATGATCAAACAATTGTGAAACTTGGACTTCTATCCCTCTTGGCTGTTTTCAGAGATATTATACCTGG CTATCGAATCAGGCTTCCTACTGAAAAGGAATTAGAAATGAAGGTTTCAAAGACTGTTAAAAAGATGCGTTTTTATGAATCAACTCTCCTCTCTGCTTACAAG GCTTACTTGCAAAGGCTGATAGCCTTAGAAAAGCAGCCTTTATTTCAGCTTGTCGCAATTCGTTGTATTTGTTCTTTGCTTGATTCAAATCCCCATTTCAACTTTCATGAAACCTTGTTGGATGCAACTGTCAGAAACATAAGCTCCAGTAATGAGGCCATAAG GAAACTTTGTTGTTCCACAATTAAGTCACTCTTCACAAATGAGGGTAAACATGGTGGCGAAGTTACTGTGGAGGCTGTGCGGTTGATTTCTTTTCAGGTTAAAGATCATAATTGCCAGTTGCACCCTGATTCGATTGAG GTTTTCTTGTCTCTTTCATTTGATGAGGATCTTGGGAAGTCTGAAAAGATGGACAAGGATCAGAAATTTAAAAACAAGAAAGGTATGAAAAGAAAACACATGGAGGCATCAAATCAATTGCCGGAAAATGACAGAAAGAAAAGTAGGCAAGAGTCGATTTCTAAGACAAGAGAGGAG GTTGAAGCTGATTACAAGGCTGCTTCCTTTACCATGGATGTCATGGAGAAGAGACAAATGCAAACACAAACACTCTCTGCTGTATTTGAGACATACTTTCGCATTTTGAAGCATACGCTGCAGTCGTTAGCTGCCAG GCCTGAAGCAAACCCTGGGACATTATCTGCTGCAGTGGGAGTGGAACCCCACCCATTGCTTGATCCATGTCTGAAAGGACTGGCAAAATTCTCGCACCTGCTTGACCTTGATTTCCTTGGGGATTTAATGAAGCATTTGAAAATACTTGCTTCTGGAAATAGTAACTCAGGGAACACATCTGAGAAGTGTCCTAAATGTCTGACCGTATCTGAACGCCTCCAATGTTGCATTGTTGCTTTTAAAGTGATGAGAACCAATCTTGATGCTTTGAACGTTGATTTACAGGACTTCACTGTCCATCTTTACAATCTCTTACTTGAATACAGGCCTGGAAG GGATCAAGGAGAGGTGTTAGCAGAAGCTTTGAAGATAATGTTGTGCGACGATAGGCAGCATGACATGCAAAAAACTGCTGCATTTATAAAACGTTTGGCTACATATTCACTGTGTGTTGGATCTGCAGATTCCATGGCTG CCTTGGTCACAGTAAAGCATCTTATTCTGAAGAATGTCAAGTGCAGAAATCTGTTGGAAAATGACACTGGAGGGGGATCTGTTTCTGGGTCAATTTCA AAATATCTACCATATTCGACAGATCCTAATTTAAGCGGTGCCCTTGCCTCGGTTCTTTGGGAACTCAGTCTTTTGTCGAAACACTATCACCCAGCCATATCAACAATGGCGTCGGGCATTTCAAGCATGAGCGGCGAACACAACCAAGTCTTCCTCTCCAAGTCCTCTCCTCAACAAGCTTTCAAGGACATGTCTCTGGACCAAGAACTATGTTTTGAACAAAGTGACggtataaaattaaaaaacaagaaGCGACAATCAAACAGCAAAGCTACATCAAATTCCATTGGTTCTACAACAGTAACGAGTTCCTTTGACGAGGATGATTTGCGTAGGAAACTTAGTTCCCATTTTACGGTTCTTCATGATATCAAGGAGAATGAAAGGTTGAGAAGTAAGTTGGATTCGACTGCACAATCACTTCAGCTATATGAACAATATAAGAAACAAAAGAAGCAACGATCAAAACCAAGCCGATGA